One window of Fusarium keratoplasticum isolate Fu6.1 chromosome 2, whole genome shotgun sequence genomic DNA carries:
- a CDS encoding GMC-OxRdtase-N domain-containing protein, with product MTTQVLPASASSAYDYIIVGGGTAGCVLASRLSSYLPERKVLMIEAGPSDFNLSNVLNLREWLSLLGGDLDYDYGTTEQPNGNSHIRHSRAKVLGGCSSHNTLISFRPFRHDMERWVAQGCKGWDFENVMRHVDNLRNQLNPVHPRHRNQLTKDWVKACSEAMGIPVIHDFNHEISEKGQLTQGAGFFSVSYNPDTGRRSSASVAYIHPILRGDERRPNLTVLTEAHVSKVFVENDVATGIAVTLKSGEKHVLHARKETILAAGAVDTPRLLLHSGIGPKAQLEGLGIPVVKDIPGVGENLLDHPETIIMWELNKPVPANQTTMDSDAGIFLRREPTNAAGNDGDAADVMMHCYQIPFTLNTERLGYPVIKDGYAFCMTPNIPRPRSRGRIYLTSADPTVKPALDFRYFTDPEGYDAATLVHGIKAARKIAQQSPFKEWLKQEVAPGPKAQTDEEISEYARRVAHTVYHPAGTTKMGDIERDEMAVVDPELKVRGIGKLRIVDAGIFPEMTTINPMVTVLAIGERAAELIAAEEGWKPKHARL from the coding sequence ATGACGACCCAGGTTCTTCCCGCTTCCGCCAGCTCGGCCTACGACTACATCattgtcggcggcggcacGGCTGGTTGCGTCCTCGCTTCTCGCCTCTCCTCCTACCTCCCCGAGCGCAAGGTTCTCATGATCGAGGCTGGCCCCTCCGACTTCAACCTCAGCAACGTCCTCAACCTCCGAGAGTggctcagcctcctcggcggtgacCTCGACTACGACTATGGCACAACCGAGCAGCCCAATGGCAACAGCCACATTCGGCACTCTCGCGCCAAGGTCCTTGGTGGTTGCTCTTCTCACAACACCCTGATCTCTTTCCGTCCCTTCCGTCATGACATGGAGCGATGGGTTGCTCAGGGCTGCAAGGGCTGGGACTTTGAGAACGTGATGCGCCATGTTGACAACCTCCGCAACCAGCTGAACCCCGTCCACCCTCGTCACCGTAACCAGCTGACCAAGGACTGGGTCAAGGCCTGCTCCGAGGCCATGGGCATTCCCGTCATCCACGACTTCAACCACGAGATCAGCGAGAAGGGTCAATTGACCCAGggcgctggcttcttctccgtctcctACAACCCCGACACCGGCCGTCGCAGCAGCGCCTCGGTCGCCTACATCCACCCTATCCTCCGCGGTGACGAGCGACGACCTAACCTGACTGTGCTTACTGAGGCCCACGTCTCCAAGGTTTTCGTCGAGAACGACGTCGCTACCGGTATCGCTGTTACTCTCAAGTCCGGCGAGAAGCACGTCCTCCATGCCCGCAAGGAGACCATCCTGGCTGCTGGCGCTGTTGACACTCCTCGCCTGCTCCTTCACTCTGGTATTGGCCCCAAGGCCCAGCTGGAGGGTCTTGGTATCCCTGTTGTCAAGGACATTCCTGGTGTCGGCGagaacctcctcgaccaccccgagaccatcatcatgtgGGAGCTCAACAAGCCCGTTCCTGCTAACCAGACCACCATGGACTCGGACGCCGGTATCTTCCTCCGACGAGAGCCCACCAACGCTGCTGGCAACGACGGCGATGCTGCTGATGTCATGATGCACTGCTACCAGATCCCCTTCACTCTCAACACCGAGCGACTCGGATACCCCGTCATCAAGGATGGTTACGCCTTCTGCATGACCCCCAACATCCCTCGTCCCCGCTCCCGCGGCCGTATCTACCTGACTTCGGCCGACCCTACCGTCAAGCCCGCCCTTGACTTCCGCTACTTCACCGACCCCGAGGGATATGATGCTGCTACCCTGGTCCACGGTATCAAGGCTGCTCGCAAGATCGCTCAGCAGAGCCCCTTCAAGGAGTGGCTCAAGCAGGAGGTCGCCCCTGGCCCCAAGGCTCAGACTGATGAGGAGATCAGCGAGTATGCTCGCCGCGTCGCCCACACTGTCTACCACCCCGCTGGTACCACCAAGATGGGTGATATCGAGCGCGACGAGATGGCCGTCGTTGACCCCGAGCTCAAGGTTCGCGGCATCGGCAAGCTGCGCATCGTTGATGCCGGTATCTTCCCTGAGATGACCACTATCAACCCCATGGTGACCGTGCTCGCCATTGGTGAGCGGGCTGCCGAGCTCATtgctgccgaggagggctGGAAGCCCAAGCACGCCCGCCTCTAA